The proteins below are encoded in one region of Acanthochromis polyacanthus isolate Apoly-LR-REF ecotype Palm Island chromosome 4, KAUST_Apoly_ChrSc, whole genome shotgun sequence:
- the rgs4 gene encoding regulator of G-protein signaling 4, whose protein sequence is MCKGLATLPATCLKSAKDIKHKISFLLQKPEPQAADQKQLKEKTTTAAAKREPNAAEVEKWKESFSHVMSSDTGRTVFTSFLRSEFSEENMDFWVACEDYKKTTLSKLATTAKQIYQQYVEADAPNEVNLDAVTKEQTRLNVENACPSCFEEAQKMIYTLMEKDSYKRFLKSKLIQDLCQKEISTVKEKNEKKNKEALAGGA, encoded by the exons ATGTGTAAAGGACTTGCAACTCTTCCTGCAACATGCTTGAAAAG TGCCAAAGACATCAAGCACAAAATCAGCTTCTTGCTCCAGAAGCCTGAACCCCAAGCAGCCGATCAGAAGCAGCTGAAAGAGAAAACTACCACTGCTGCTGCAAAGAG ggAGCCTAATGCAGCTGAGGTGGAGAAATGGAAGGAGTCTTTCAGCCACGTCATGAGCAGTGACA CTGGTCGCACTGTCTTCACCAGCTTCTTGAGGTCTGAGTTcagtgaggaaaacatggaTTTCTGGGTCGCTTGTGAAGACTACAAGAAGACTACACTCTCCAAGTTGGCAACCACAGCCAAGCAGATCTACCAGCAATATGTTGAGGCAGATGCTCCCAATGAG GTAAACTTAGATGCAGTGACGAAAGAACAGACGAGGCTGAATGTCGAGAATGCCTGCCCATCTTGCTTTGAAGAGGCTCAGAAGATGATCTACACTTTGATGGAGAAAGACTCCTACAAGCGCTTTCTCAAATCTAAACTGATCCAGGATCTGTGTCAGAAAGAGATATCCACTGTTAAGGAGAAGAAcgagaagaaaaacaaggaggCATTAGCAGGTGGTGCCTAA